The Leptospira sp. WS39.C2 genome contains a region encoding:
- the rplE gene encoding 50S ribosomal protein L5: protein MVPRLKSKYEKEIRPTLQKSLGFQSVMRVPKLEKIVINVGMGEAHTNPKAMEACLVEIGQITGQRPVKTFAKKSIAGFKVREGMVLGCKVTLRGHHMYEFLDRFINVALPRVRDFRGVNPKGFDGRGNYNLSVREQIIFPEIQFDKINTIYGINITFVTNTEVDKEAFELFQAFGMPYRAAGK, encoded by the coding sequence ATGGTACCTAGGCTTAAATCAAAATACGAAAAGGAAATTCGTCCTACACTCCAAAAGTCACTCGGCTTTCAAAGTGTGATGCGTGTTCCAAAATTAGAAAAAATCGTAATCAACGTAGGGATGGGCGAAGCTCATACCAACCCTAAAGCAATGGAAGCATGCCTTGTGGAAATTGGCCAGATCACTGGACAAAGACCTGTTAAAACTTTCGCTAAGAAATCAATCGCTGGTTTCAAAGTGAGAGAAGGAATGGTGCTCGGTTGCAAAGTGACTCTTCGTGGTCATCATATGTATGAGTTCCTTGATCGTTTCATCAACGTAGCCCTTCCAAGGGTTCGTGACTTTCGTGGTGTAAACCCGAAGGGTTTTGATGGGAGAGGGAATTACAACCTTTCTGTCAGAGAACAGATCATTTTCCCAGAAATCCAATTTGATAAAATCAATACGATTTATGGAATCAATATCACTTTCGTAACGAACACGGAAGTGGACAAAGAAGCGTTCGAATTATTCCAAGCCTTCGGTATGCCTTACCGAGCGGCAGGTAAGTAG
- the rplX gene encoding 50S ribosomal protein L24: protein MATKLAYRGSEPTKFKKTKIKKDDEVLVISGKEKGKKGKVLAVDKRKDRVYIEGVNKRKRFVRPTQENPGGGAIEIEFPIHISNVMFHDAKAENKAKPKKKIKAVRLGFAKKDGKSIRVTRPEGKEV, encoded by the coding sequence ATTCAAAAAAACAAAAATCAAAAAGGACGATGAAGTTCTTGTGATTTCTGGAAAAGAAAAGGGAAAAAAAGGGAAGGTTCTTGCTGTTGATAAACGCAAAGACCGTGTTTACATCGAAGGTGTGAACAAAAGAAAAAGATTCGTTCGCCCAACCCAAGAAAACCCTGGTGGTGGCGCGATTGAGATCGAATTCCCAATCCATATCTCCAATGTGATGTTTCACGACGCAAAAGCAGAGAACAAAGCGAAGCCAAAGAAGAAAATTAAGGCTGTACGCTTGGGCTTTGCCAAGAAGGATGGTAAATCCATACGAGTGACTCGACCTGAAGGGAAAGAAGTATAG